A single genomic interval of Hafnia alvei harbors:
- a CDS encoding sensor histidine kinase, with the protein MISLKRWRLFPRSLRQLVLLAFLLVLLPLLVLAYQAYQGLNNLSSQAADINRTTLSDARRSEAMASLAVEMERSYRQFCVLGDESLSKLYQKQRGQYSQMLERQASVLPDPRYYQKLNGLIDQLAVFNCQNNAPVTQASALLAGFSVANGQMVQATRDVIFTRGQQLQQAIAERGQFFGWQSLVLFLVSVLLVFLFTRMIIGPVKGVERMINRLGEGKSVGNMVAFRGPREIRSLAQRIVWLSERLSWLESQRHEFLRHISHELKTPLASMREGTELLADEVAGPLTQDQKEVVGILDSSSRHLQQLIEQLLDYNRKLADAPMEKESVNLGEMVELVVSAHSLPARAKSIRTLTELDVDLCWAEPTLLERVFDNLYSNAVHYGAESGTIWIRSRLAGDKIQIDVANTGAGIPRAEQAMIFEPFYQGSLQRKGAVKGSGLGLSIARDCIRRMQGDLHLVAVDGADVCFRIELPLTAEIS; encoded by the coding sequence ATGATTTCCTTGAAGAGATGGCGTTTATTTCCTCGCTCCCTGCGTCAGCTGGTTCTACTGGCGTTCTTATTAGTCCTGCTTCCTTTGCTGGTGCTGGCGTATCAGGCCTATCAGGGGCTCAACAATTTGAGCTCGCAGGCTGCGGATATCAACCGCACCACGCTTTCTGACGCCCGCCGCAGCGAGGCGATGGCGAGCCTTGCGGTAGAGATGGAGCGCAGCTACAGGCAGTTTTGTGTTTTAGGCGATGAGTCGCTCTCTAAGCTGTATCAAAAGCAGCGTGGTCAATATTCCCAAATGCTGGAGCGTCAGGCTTCTGTGTTGCCCGATCCGCGTTACTATCAAAAGCTGAATGGGCTGATTGACCAACTGGCGGTGTTTAACTGCCAGAATAATGCCCCGGTGACTCAGGCATCGGCTTTACTAGCAGGTTTCTCCGTTGCGAACGGACAGATGGTTCAAGCCACTCGAGACGTGATTTTTACTCGTGGACAGCAGCTTCAGCAGGCAATTGCCGAGCGTGGTCAGTTCTTTGGCTGGCAGTCACTGGTGCTGTTTTTAGTCAGCGTGCTGCTGGTTTTTCTGTTTACACGCATGATCATCGGGCCGGTGAAAGGGGTTGAACGAATGATCAACCGATTAGGCGAAGGAAAAAGCGTCGGTAATATGGTGGCATTTCGCGGGCCGCGTGAAATTCGGTCGCTGGCTCAGCGGATCGTCTGGTTAAGCGAGCGTCTATCATGGCTGGAATCGCAACGGCATGAGTTCCTGCGCCACATTTCACATGAGTTAAAGACGCCTCTTGCTAGCATGCGTGAAGGCACTGAACTGCTGGCAGACGAGGTCGCGGGGCCATTGACGCAGGACCAAAAAGAGGTGGTGGGGATTCTGGATTCTAGCAGCCGCCATCTTCAGCAGCTCATTGAACAGCTCTTGGATTACAACCGCAAATTGGCCGATGCACCGATGGAAAAAGAGAGCGTAAATCTGGGCGAAATGGTCGAGCTGGTGGTTTCTGCTCATAGTTTGCCCGCGCGTGCCAAATCAATTCGTACACTTACTGAGCTAGACGTTGACCTTTGCTGGGCAGAACCTACGCTATTAGAACGCGTTTTTGATAATCTCTATTCCAATGCGGTGCACTACGGGGCGGAATCCGGTACCATCTGGATCCGCAGTCGTTTGGCTGGAGATAAGATACAAATCGATGTGGCAAATACCGGAGCGGGTATACCGCGTGCGGAACAGGCCATGATCTTCGAGCCTTTTTATCAGGGAAGTCTTCAACGTAAAGGCGCTGTCAAAGGAAGCGGTTTAGGGCTCAGTATCGCCCGTGATTGCATCCGCCGTATGCAGGGCGATTTACATCTGGTGGCCGTAGACGGAGCCGACGTCTGTTTTCGCATTGAATTACCATTAACCGCAGAGATCTCATAA